Proteins found in one Theropithecus gelada isolate Dixy unplaced genomic scaffold, Tgel_1.0 HiC_scaffold_3493, whole genome shotgun sequence genomic segment:
- the LOC112617708 gene encoding LOW QUALITY PROTEIN: eukaryotic translation initiation factor 3 subunit F-like (The sequence of the model RefSeq protein was modified relative to this genomic sequence to represent the inferred CDS: inserted 2 bases in 2 codons), which produces MATPVVSASAPLATPAAAPVAAPASASASVPAPTPAPAAAPVPAAAPAASSDPAAAAATTAXPGQTPASAQAPAQTPAPALPGPALPGPFPGGRVVRLHPVILASIVDSYERRNEGAARVIGALLGTVDKHSVEVTNCFSVPHNESEDEVAVDMVAKNTYELHKKVSPNELILSWYATDHDITEHSVLIHEYYSREAPNPIHLTVDTSLQNGRMSIKAYVSTLRGVPGRTMGVMFTPLTVKYAYYDXERIRVDLILKTCFSPNRMIGLSSDLQQVGGASAHIQDALSTVLQYAEDVLSGKVSADNTVGRFLMSLVNQVPKIVPDDLETMLNSNINDLLMVTYLANLTQSQIALNEKLVNL; this is translated from the exons ATGGCCACACCGGTGGTATCAGCAAGTGCTCCTCTGGCCACGCCAGCCGCAGCCCCGGTGGCGGCACCAGCATCGGCCTCAGCCTCAGTCCCAGCGCCAACGCCAGCACCGGCTGCGGCTCCGGTTCCCGCTGCGGCTCCAGCCGCATCCTCAGACCCTGCGGCAGCAGCGGCTACAACTG TTCCTGGCCAGACCCCGGCTTCAGCGCAAGCTCCAGCGCAGACCCCAGCGCCCGCTCTGCCTGGTCCTGCTCTCCCAGGGCCCTTCCCCGGCGGCCGCGTGGTCAGGCTGCACCCAGTCATTTTGGCCTCCATTGTGGACAGCTACGAGAGACGCAATGAGGGTGCTGCCCGAGTTATCGGGGCCCTGTTGGGAACTGTCGACAAGCACTCAGTGGAGGTCACCAATTGCTTTTCAGTGCCACACAATGAGTCAGAAGATGAAGTGGCTGTTGACATGGTTGCTAAGAACACGTATGAACTGCATAAAAAAGTTTCTCCAAATGAGCTCATCCTGAGCTGGTACGCTACAGACCATGACATCACAGAGCACTCTGTGCTAATCCATGAGTACTACAGCCGAGAGGCCCCCAACCCCATCCACCTCACTGTGGACACAAGTCTCCAGAACGGCCGCATGAGCATCAAAGCCTATGTCAGTACTTTAAGGGGTGTCCCTGGGAGGACCATGGGAGTGATGTTCACACCTCTGACAGTGAAATACGCATACTATG CTGAACGCATTCGAGTTGACCTGATCTTGAAGACCTGCTTTAGCCCCAACAGAATGATTGGACTCTCAAGTGACTTACAGCAAGTAGGAGGGGCATCAGCTCACATCCAGGATGCCCTGAGCACAGTGTTGCAATATGCAGAGGATGTACTGTCTGGAAAGGTGTCAGCTGACAATACTGTGGGCCGCTTCCTGATGAGCCTGGTTAACCAAGTACCCAAAATAGTTCCTGATGACTTGGAGACCATGCTCAACAGCAACATCAATGACCTGCTGATGGTGACCTACCTGGCCAACCTCACACAGTCACAGATTGCCCTCAATGAAAAACTTGTAAACCTGTGA